In one Yarrowia lipolytica chromosome 1A, complete sequence genomic region, the following are encoded:
- a CDS encoding uncharacterized protein (Compare to YALI0A07623g, weakly similar to uniprot|Q8NIX1 Neurospora crassa Related to integral membrane protein PTH11), producing the protein MTAPAVTLTMEWLFCAIALLSVGARLYVRYYVAKLRTQVEDWFVIIGALLFIVWVSCDTYSASQGFMDNNKSYLDGSISDQIHGPDSNRVKVLKVVYASAIPYYINLWMVKFALLGFYYRLVPRGGYLRYFLWLTIIVCVVMIFVVVFLNLFLCHPISLNWALDQQYGAPGTCYSSTAVKPFVVSVVTNLITDIAIFVIPFPLLPQLQLAGKQKLALCVTFSLGAITIIVCIARAVAIAVSGNIAQVAILTAFECSTAMLVASMPAMRVLLKQTVRKASNSQSHSRSNGSRPGTAGSGTSEKKNNWFGLRTRTFAEKTTASEFSQDLEMSAHRYSGPSDVDNTYYDDGETKDFSPDSSVTKDEPRVSIFAMEDEYLHPQQTQTQEVEYARQVAQRFEDPLQSSSSEHSRHSEELTDAYPEPTEHQTQIQRLQQQQAAMQQRGYVHSYGAQDEYIETYMNHSNQF; encoded by the coding sequence ATGACTGCCCCCGCTGTAACGCTGACAATGGAGTGGCTCTTCTGCGCCATTGCGCTCCTGTCGGTCGGCGCCCGACTCTACGTGCGATATTACGTGGCCAAGCTGCGAACCCAGGTCGAAGATTGGTTCGTCATCATCGGCGCCTTATTATTCATCGTGTGGGTCAGTTGCGACACCTACTCGGCGTCCCAGGGCTTCATGGACAACAACAAGTCATACCTTGACGGCTCCATTTCCGACCAGATCCATGGCCCCGACAGCAACCGGGTCAAGGTCCTCAAGGTGGTCTACGCCTCGGCCATCCCCTACTACATCAACCTGTGGATGGTCAAGTTTGCCCTGCTGGGCTTCTACTACCGACTGGTCCCCCGAGGAGGCTACCTCCGATACTTCTTGTGGCTCACCATCATTGTCTGCGTGGTCATGATTTTCGTGGTTGTCTTCCTCAACCTGTTCCTGTGTCACCCCATCTCGCTCAATTGGGCTCTCGACCAGCAGTACGGAGCACCCGGCACGTGTTACTCGTCCACAGCAGTGAAGCCCTTCGTGGTCTCGGTCGTGACCAACCTCATCACCGACATTGCCATTTTCGTCATTCCCTTCCCCCTTCTTCCCCAGCTTCAGCTTGCCGGTAAGCAGAAGCTCGCGCTTTGCGTCACCTTCTCTCTCGGAGCCATCACTATCATCGTCTGCATCGCCCGAGCCGTGGCTATTGCCGTCTCCGGCAACATTGCTCAGGTTGCCATTCTCACGGCCTTTGAGTGTTCCACCGCCATGCTCGTCGCCTCCATGCCTGCCATGCGAgtgctgctcaagcagACTGTGCGAAAGGCCTCCAACTCACAGTCGCATTCTCGGTCCAACGGCTCTCGTCCTGGTACGGCAGGCTCCGGAACCAGCGAAAAGAAGAACAACTGGTTTGGTCTTCGAACTCGAACCTTTGCCGAGAAGACTACTGCTTCCGAGTTCTCTCAGGATCTCGAGATGAGCGCACACCGATACTCGGGCCCCTCCGATGTCGATAACACCTACTACGACGACGGAGAGACCAAGGACTTCTCGCCAGACTCGTCCgtcaccaaggacgagcCTCGAGTCAGCATTTTCGCCATGGAAGACGAGTACCTGCATCCTCAACAGACTCAGACCCAAGAGGTCGAGTACGCCCGACAGGTTGCTCAGCGGTTCGAGGATCCTCTGCAGTCGTCATCAAGCGAGCACTCACGACACTCGGAGGAGCTCACAGACGCCTACCCCGAGCCCACTGAGCATCAGACCCAGATCCAGCGGTtgcaacaacaacaggcCGCCATGCAGCAGCGTGGATACGTGCATTCTTATGGAGCCCaggacgagtacattgagACGTACATGAACCACTCCAACCAGTTTTAG